TTAAACTAATCACACACTATTCACACAGCAAATATCCCAAGAATAAAGTGTCACACAAAAAGTATGTGACATTTTACTGCCTTTACATAGCATAGAGCTCATTGTGAGCTCCAATCCTTAACTTTGCTTGGTTTTCAAGCACTCTTACCTCTTTCAACACCTAAATCTGTGCTCCTTTTGAGATAAGGAGACAACTGTTTATAATGAAGCGGTTTGAATAAGATTCAAACccaagatgtaaaaaaaaaaaaaaaaaagttgtgtttttcattaattgTAACTCTCTGTTTCAGAATTTAAGCTCACCTGCAGGTCACACTGGATGGCCAAGGTGGTAACGGTCGAGGCCAGCTGTTAACATCCTTTGGGCCTGTACACGTAACATCGCTCTACGATGGCCAGTAATTTCCGAAGCTACATCTGGGACCCGGTCCTCATTGTGAGTCAGATTGTGTTGATGCAGTGCATCTACTACAGCTTCCTGGGCCTATGGTTAGCAGGAGTGGACAGTCTGGTGCAAACTAGTCGGTCACTGGACCAGATCTTCAGCTATGAAGTAAGTTATAacatttctgccagttttgTGACGTGTGTTTGTGGCACATTTATAGACTCTTAAAATGGTGTTTACATCTCTGCATTGCTTTGGCAGGTCCTTGGTTTTGCAACGATGCAGGGCAGACTTTCAATGATGGCATTCATCCTAAACTCTCTTACCTGGTGAGTAATGTCTTCAATATTTTATCTGTGCATTCTGAGAGATTATGGCTGTGACATATTTGCTAAAATGCGATTGTTTAAGCATtccacaataaaataacaaaacacatttattcacaCTTGCAACTGAAGGATTTCCACcacagagaataaaaacaaaagacaatttCTCTAGATTTGATACGTGGCAAGACTTGGACTTGAACAACTTTGAAAAGAAATCCACACAAATCTTATCTATAACATAAATGAACATGGCTGATAACTTTTCTGTGTcactgctcctgctcctgcagcGCCCTGGGCCTGTGGTTCTTCATCCGCCGCGGAAAACAGTGCCTGGACTTCACAGTCACTGTCCACTTCTTCCATATGATTGGCTGCTGGATCTATAACGCTCATCTTCCAGCTGCCCTGTCCTGGTGGCTCATCAATGTAGCATGCATGGCCTTGATGGCTGTAATCGGAGAGTACTTGTGCATGCGGACTGAGCTCAGGGCCATTCCAGTCAATAGTGGACCCAAATCTAACCTGTGAATCATTTCAGACACCACGCTGGAAATCTGTGGACAGTTAACTCACCGAGGAACTCGCTCAGAGAAGGTTATTTTCActgcttgcaaaaaaaaaatggagcatGAACCTCCATTGGTGTAGATGTTGGATTGTCATCCATCTCCCCTTCGAATGGCACACCAGATGAACTGATCTATTTATTCATAGCTGTCTGCTAAATGTTGGACAGTATTAACTCTGTAGCATATTAAGATACATATTTTATTGCTTATAAAAGCAGACGACAGTTTACACCTTTCTTTGAGCTTTTTATTCCtagtaatttcatttttgtgattttaagtaaaaaagcATGAGCATCCCATTCCCTCATTTTAAGATTTGCGgtatatctttctttttttgcggGTATGTGCACTTCTGCAGTGACAAATTGAAACTTCAGAGCAAATACAAACGGTCTTaaagagcagcaggagagacattttcccctctctgtctgtctgttggtgTGATTACAAGCTGGCTGGGTTGACAAACATCATGTTACTGgatattttggttttaaaacgCCCCAGCTACCCCTTACTACAATTTAGAGGTTTCACTGTGCGGAATTACCTATCacagcttttattgttttctaaaaGCCGCATATAAAAGTGACTTATTGTGTAACAAGTACAATGTTCAAACAGGCAGGTTATAGTTTTCTGACACAATAATCAGTCGCGTCAATCCAAATGAGGGAATGTTTATAGTCTCACTATACAATTAGTCAGATGCATAAAATCAGgggtttttttccaacttttctGAACGAAGTCGGTGTTTTCAGTCTCACGAAGCTCAGTTCGGGCCTTCCTTGTTAAGCTTGTACAGCAATTTGCACAGCAAGTGTTGCTTGTTTCCGTCTCTTTATGTTATGATGTATTATGCAGACACGGTGGCCACTTTGGGGACAGTTTGTCAGCCGCCAGCTGCGTTCTGACAGCaaactgtctgtgtttctgaaaaactATTACTCTTTGTGGGGACATGATGTAAAAAGTTTGCAGCACTGATGGTTTCTGGAACAATGTCAGCTAGTGATGGCTGGATGCATATTGTCTAAATTAACTGCATATTGCAAGAGTTTGACAGGTCCTATAACACTCATATCTTAACAACCTTTGCAGCCTTTGCAGCTGTAATAGTACGGACTATGCAGagtctggtttttttttttttttaattaggttTCTAAAGTGTATTTTAAGTACATCATTATGTATTAAAAAGTTGTACAGTAGTTGGACATGATGGGGAAAAatccttttttgcttttgtgctgAGAGTCCGATCAaaaccactctcatgtctgtctaTTAAATATAAAGCTCCACCCAGAAAGAGGTTTGCTTAGTTTTGACTGGAAACTTGGAAAAAGCTATTCCCTCACCTAAAGGTAATGAAATTAAACCCAGCACCGCCTAGAAGAACACTTCACTGACAAAAGACCATTTATACATCGATCAGACatgctttgtttttgaatttgttgAAGAACACGCCTCTGTGGAAAACtgcaaacatattgatttattgattgattggcgACCCGTGTAACAACAGCAGAACATCCATTTAGAAACTTTGACATAATTCATGCAGTATAACCCAAATCTCTTtaatccagtcgtatgctcattacttcccaaacacatgcatttttactaaaaaaaacaaaacaaaacttagtACTGGAGTTCAGCTTTGGAGAGAGGATAGgtgagtttcactttcagttcagttttagaGATTATAGTGAAAATGCATGCGACTGGTTAAATTAGGCTTGACTTAAACTGCACTTGTGTGAGGCTTGTTTTTTATAGTTCTGATGTCATTAATTGTGGAACccaatcaatcaaatcaaaatgttgtcctttttttctgtggagaCATGGGAGATAAataagttttctttacaaattcaggCTATCACGGCATGACTAAGTGATATGCAAATGCTACATTTTGGATGAAGTTTTCATttaagctcactaattaacacatttgattttgtttgattaaaactgaagtgtaaaaaGTTGTGGTTTTGTGCCAAACTATTTGGCTGGAGATACTTCCTGGAGTCCGGTTAGCAACTACAACTTTTCTTACAAATTACACAAGATATTATGTGTTAATTAATGAGCTCTAGGGGTGCTGGTAGgtgtattttattatcttttttttttttttttttttttttaaaagatttctgaggttttttgtttttttttggcttttttgtctttactagACAGGACAGCttttagtgtgaaagggggagaaggaggagaagacttgcagcaaagggccacatgTTGGAATCGAATCTGCAGCCAGTTTAGCATCACATGACCTCTGTAAATGGGGGCGTTATTATCTTTTGACAGAGCCAGGTGAGATATTTTGCCATTTCTGATCTTTATGTGAAGCTAAACTAACTGGCTACTAGCTCTTGCTtcatacagtactgtgcaaaagtcttaggccaccttaaatgttttagcaaggttataatgatgataaatatCTATTGCTCAGTAGGTTCTTTACTAAAATGCAACCAGGACATACAGGaaaaatgtatacagtattaaaaatgcaaatatttcaaattgaAAGGCTAAAGatgcaagtatttagtgtgacctccctaTATTTAGCaagtcttgaactctcttggtCATATAAGATGAGATTGATAGTACTGGTCAACTGATGTATTTATATCAGGTTGTATTCAAAGGATGTCCAAAGCTcagtattgattgtttgagctaccttttgttaaggttgtatgattccatgtttcacactaaatattgacttcaatctgacaactttgctaaaacaacaaatctatggtggccCAAGACCTTTGAAAACTACTGTATTTTAGTGGAATCAACCCTCTTATCTAACTCACAGCAAAAGAGCATATATCTCAAAAATGTTGAGCTATTCCTGTAAGCTCCGTCAGACCCGTGACTACTCTTTCTAGACCAGTGTCACCTTTAATTTGATAAATTTTCGCGATTGTTGCTCGGAAAGTTTTCACATGTAATGCCATCTTTGCATTCTTTAACACaagctttagtttttttttttaaaaaaaaaatgatttaaatacaaacaaatagagAGATGGACCTATTCATATAAATAAACTCTCTGACTTGTTTCTAGTGCACAAACATCACAGACCAGGTGTACAtagtttttcctcctctccgAAGATAGTCTACTTGCCAGCAAAGTCAATCCAGAAatg
This DNA window, taken from Plectropomus leopardus isolate mb chromosome 2, YSFRI_Pleo_2.0, whole genome shotgun sequence, encodes the following:
- the sys1 gene encoding protein SYS1 homolog, translating into MASNFRSYIWDPVLIVSQIVLMQCIYYSFLGLWLAGVDSLVQTSRSLDQIFSYEVLGFATMQGRLSMMAFILNSLTCALGLWFFIRRGKQCLDFTVTVHFFHMIGCWIYNAHLPAALSWWLINVACMALMAVIGEYLCMRTELRAIPVNSGPKSNL